The following DNA comes from Nicotiana sylvestris chromosome 10, ASM39365v2, whole genome shotgun sequence.
TATTGATTTGTAATGAACTCAGTACAATTATTTATACTACTCGATTGGGAGTGGAAATTACAGCTTAGTTTGTTGAATCCAGCTAACTAACTTGACACTATGCTAACCGTTTTTCTGAACTAACTGTAACGACCTCGGCTGATGTGGCTTCAGTGGCTTCTTTAGCTTATAATATGTGTATCAAGTACACACGCCTGTTCTCTTGGGCGCTTTCCTAGGCGTGAGGTCCATTTTTATCGTGGGGCATGTACCTAGAAGATTATCCCAAATTAAAATGAAAATTTACTAATAGTTCCTTAATTTAAGCCTAATTTCTCAAATTTCTGTTTGTTAAATactcaagaaaaaaaaattaagtctCAAACtatgaaaagttttttttatacttggccctatttttattttattttttcactttGTCTTCTTCTACCCAAGGTGAAATAAACCGTTCTTTTCTAACTACAAAAGTGATTACTGATGCAGTTTTTGTTATTTGTTAAGAGAGAATTATTGTTGATAAGTTACTTCCTCATGAGCGAAAGAAATGCAAGACCGTTGAGGTTAAATTTGTATGAGATGGAGCGGATAATCTGTTGTCTtaaagggagaaattcaaaaatagccagatttataagtggtcattcaaaaatagtcacagttttaaaagtaatcgaaatttaaccacttttcatgtaaagataaatctgaatgaaaatactgttcaaaattcggaaaaatactccagcataatatactggagcaacaaagtataccggtccagcataatatgctggaagttcatacacaggtgcaccgaactccagtatattatgctggaccgatctctgttgcagcaaaatagtggttattttttaaTGATGTGGCAAATGCtcgctatttttgaatgaccgatccgaaaactggctagaccgtgctattttaatcGTCTTAAGTGCTCTATTTTGATGACTGGTGGtgtgataaaataaaaataatttagctCTAGGACTAGAGTACTAATCCTTTACTCTTTCGTCTCAATTGTTATtatatttcaatatttttttgAAGTATTGCGAGTGCAACATGAGAAACTCTATGTTGTTTGtaataagcatgatatctattgtttCTTGTTAATGCAGTGAAATGCTTCTGTAAAATAAAAAGCAATTTTATGTACATCTTTCacttgttttataattttttcataatttccATGTAATTGAATTTTCTTAAAATATTCCAATTTTAttgtttaaaaaatataaaaaataggaAATTGTATgaggcgccctatttggtcgcccccatttaacctatacccattttttaaaacacttttaacttgtacccactttttaaataacttcagctcctttctcctcctcctcctcctcctccttctcctccttcgttttcttcttcttcttcttcttcttcttcttcttcttcttctttctttctttctttctttctttctttctttctttcttcgttCTCATCGTCCAACTCATAATTTTATAGGGAATCGAAGGAATCATCTAGACTTATTCTTTTTACTTTCTCATGTACATAATAATGATGTGAATGCTTGAATTAGTaaaaaaatgaattaagttgacaaTGTTGAGCATATACCATGCTACAAATATCACCATTGTTGTTGTCAGTTTCCTCCCAAgaaatccaaaaggaaaacaagctaGATATGGCTAAATACACAGCCTTCGTTGCCCTTCTCTTTTGTCTTCTCCTTGTCGCTGCTACTGGTAAGTCAAATTAAGTAGcttattttttttaatcaaaTTAAAGGATTGGGATGTTCAGGATTGTCCCaagatacaaaacaaaaacttcctTCGATAAAAACTtaagctctagaactgaagttcaACAGttccaaaacaaaaacttcagctctagagctgaagttcgccagttacaaaacaaaaacttcaccagttacaaaaacaaagacttcagctctagagctgaagttcgccagttacaaaacaaaaacttcagctctagagctgaacttcaggcccggctactagaatgctgaagttttgcgtgattgcctttgctatttcagccccgtatgctgaagttatgcgacaaagtgggtacgtttgcaattttttttacaaaggagacacaagttaaaacgtgacacaaaaagtgggtatagatgcaaatgcttAAAGTTTCATGGTCTTACACGCAGGGCCTCGGGGCTTATGCTTCGCTttattacaaataaaataaaatgtatCGCCTAACTCTCCAAGCCTTTTAAAATACTAGTCATATATCTATTAATTTGGGGTAAATAGTgataaaaatagcacggtatagccaattttcgaactggtcattcaaaaatagccagcatttacgaagtcaatgaaaaatagccactattttgctgcaacagagaccggtccagcataatatactggagttagGTGCACCTGTGtgtgaactccagcatattatgctggaccggtatactttgctggctccagtataatatactggagactggagcaccggtgctccaaactctagtatattatattggacaattatacttgctggaactccagtataatatgctggcgtatttttcgggttttgaatagtattttcgctcaaatttatctttacatgaaaaatgattaaatttcgattacttttgaaactagcTATTTTttaacgaccagttgtaaatttggttatttttgaatttctccctaaaCAGTGCGATAATAATTAAGCTCTGGTAGGCCCTTGTCAAGAAGGAGAATCTCCGAAACGACATCACGTGGCATAGGCCCACTAGTCATAACAGATCCTTCCCCACCACCCACCCACGCACGCAACTCTCGTCTCTACGATTCCCCTCCTCACAAATTCACCACCATTTCAAACAATCAACCTCTGCTCCTTCTGTTaaacaaaataccaaaaaaatagctACGTAGGGGGGTcatcttttttttatttcattgccTATAAATAGATAGACCACCGCCTATAACAAAAACCATAAGCATTTTACGTTAGCTGATGCAGCAGAAAGGCAGAAGCAATAACCGTAGATCAAGATCCTTTTCTAGATCCCGTACTGCCGTTGAGGGTCATTAGTAACATACACCCCCCTCCTCACATTGTCACAATAATTATAATCTtgtttaaaaattaattaaaaaagatTATAACATTTTCGTGTTTTGATCAAATATCACAAACAATGGCTCCTGTTatttctgctgctgctgctgcttcttcaggtttgaaatgttccttgcttcttcttcttcttcttctttttttttttgtttgaatgaAATGAGGATTATATAGCTATTAAAATGTGATTATTCTTTGTTTGGGACGTCTATTATTAATGATTTTGATTATGAATATGTTGTGTACAGAACAAGAACGTGATGTTCAGAAGAATTATTGGATCGAGCACACATCGGAACTCACTGTTGAGGCTATGATGCTTGATTCTAAAGCAGCTGATCTTGACAAAGAAGAGAGGCCCGAGGTATTAATATTTGCCTTCTTCTCTATATTGACTTCTGGGGAGATCGCTTTATGGCTCGTTACAATGTTACAAATGTTCTTTTAGTTATATGTCGTTCTGacaggtaggggtaaggtctgcatacacactaccctcttcACACCCTATTTGTTAGTTGTTGTTGTCGTCGTCTGACTGGAGCTCGATAAAATAACACACGAGATTGGTAATAAAACATAGGAGATTTTGAAGGGTTATTTTTTTCTATTCAAATTATAACTAGTCATAGGAGTCATAGGGTTATTCAAACAAGGGTTGATTCCCTCATTCCTTGTAtgattcatttttttttatttgtttaggATAAGGATATTCTCTTTGTGGTCTTCATTTTGAAGTACTATTtctgagtcattttcatgaatatTCAATAATAGAATATGCCCTTTATTTTGCCAAAATAAGGTGGTGTAGTGcttaattgttgttttgatattatgtACTATCATTTATTTGCTGTCTGATATAATGACTTGATACCACCTACCCTGTTGTCTCACAAACTAACAACTAACCAAGATTTGTTAAATTTAGATTTTACTGTTGATTGATCTGAAATGGAGTGCACATTTTACTGTTAAGAATCAATATTATGTTCAGTTCTCTGTTTAAAAGTGAGAATAAaccttaatttttaatttgtcaCACCTCTTCCCAATCAAAGCTATTTACTGTAGGCATCAAGGAGAGAAATTAGTGAAAAAGTAAACTGTCTAACTAATTAATGATTCTTTGGATCTGTTTCTTGCTTGATATTACTGGAGCTTTCCACTTGGACATTGTTCCTTTTAATATATCCTAAATTGCAAGATCTATGCGCTTTAAGGAGGATTCGCAACTTTGGGACTTTAATTGACACATGCTAATTTTTACTACTTCTTCATCCCAACAAGGAagaaaaaaggaggaaaaaaaggagagaaaaacaTGTAGAGGTCAATCTTTAAACAATTTTTGGTTACAAAGAGCAAAGTCATAAAAATTTTAATGACGGCAGGCACCATATGTTTGCCTCCAGTTAACAAAAAGTAGGGGTGCTTGCTTATGACCCCTTGAATAGCGATGCTTGAACATTTCAGTTGTCCCAAATGTTGGATCCAATAGTTTCTTTCTATTCGCTGGCTTCGTTTGATCATTAGATATAAGTTCTCTGAAAGATTGCACTTCTTTATTGTGATCATGGAACTTTGGTTTTACTAACATGATCCTTGGCTTATGTTTTCCTTCTTAGTTACTAGTCTTTTCCTTGGGCGCATATAGTGGAAGAATACCAACAGCAAAAAGACCATGATGATTTATGTCATATCTAGTGACAAAAGGAGCTGGTACTAACATTCAGGCTAAAGTTATAGTTTAGTGTGTTTTTCCCTGTGATCTCCTTAACTCGTAGTTATCAAGAATTACCTTGTGCATCGCCATATTTAATTGAGAAGCTTAACGGGAAGTTATACTAGTGATCTGGATAACTTTGCCCAGTTCAATTGCACTGTATTACAACAAGTAGAGGAGTTTTGATCCGTCTAATTCCACTACTTTTCAGTAACTATGGGTGGGAATCTTTATTTGTTATGTATGCTGCTATCCATATATGATTTAGAGTGATCTGTTTTAATATACAGCCTGTTTCTTCTTTTAGACGCTTATTGTCTTGAGccaatgcatatatatatatatatatctgatgTTACTACATATCCAAAAGTTACTCTAATTTTCATTTTAACAGGCTGCTTTTATATTGTTTTTACTTGAGTCTGTTCTTGAATTGCACGTTGAGTTTAGTTTGTTTTGCGAGTTTGACATGGTTGCTGTTAGACATGTGACAAATATTTGAAACTTGTGAATGGTCATTTTAGGTGCTCTCTCTACTCCCATCATATGAAGGGAAATCAGTGCTAGAACTGGGTGCTGGTATTGGCCGTTTCACTAGTGAATTAGCCAAGAATGCTGGGCAGCTTTTAGCATTGGACTTTATTGAAAGTGCAATTAAAAAGGTTTGTGACATTTACATTCTCTGTCTCTTTTTATGGGGGCTGTGACTGAGTTTGTTCAGAAGGTTCTCTTGTTAATGGATGCTTAAGTGATGATAAGTTTACTgaataaatttttctttttcctcatcTTTTGTTTTGCTTATTGCAGAATGAAAGCATCAATAGCCATCATAAGAATGTCAAGTTTATGTGTGCTGATGTGACTTCTCCAGATTTGAAGTTTTCACCTGAATCAGTGGACTTGATATTTTCAAACTGGCTACTGATGTATCTTTCTGACGAAGAGGTACTTTTATTTTCATCTTCTGCCTGATCTTTTGCTTGAAAAAAATCGCAAATGTACATTTAATGATTAGATTGACTAATTCTCCATGTTTAGATCAGTAAGATGGTAACTTGATGGTAAAATCACAATTTTAGGGATATCTCTTGCTCTTTGCCACTTTAACAGGTACTGCTTTAACGCTTGAAACTGTTTCTTTTTGCGTGATTGAAGGTCCAGAGTCTTGTGGAGAGAATGGTAAAATGGTtgaaagttggaggctacatATTTTTCAGGGAGTCATGCTTCCATCAATCAGGAGACCACAAGCGAAAGAACAACCCAACTCATTATCGGGAACCTAGATTTTATACAAAGGTCTtaacttttcttccatttcttttcCCGTTGGAAAAATACTACTATGAGCAAACTCCATGTTGATCACAGAAACTTGTTATTTTCTTGGCATTAACAGTTAAATCAGTGCATGAAGTACTTTTTTACCAACGATTTGGCTCCGTGGAATAAAATTTGTTATCACACTTCAGAATTgtgttttctttccctttttcctGCGTTTCCGGAGAAATTGAATAAATCTCTTTAAAGAAATCCTTAATAACATATtaatttttctgcaattttatTAGGATTTCTATTGAATTAATAGCTGAATTGAAATCATTACCTGTTTTTCTGTTTAAGAATTGTTAATCATTGCCTTTGTTTTGCTAGGTGCATTTGACACCAAAACAATCATTGCCTTTGTTTTGCTTGGCTTAACCTACTCGAGTCCTTTACTTGCATGCAGGTTTTTAAAGAATGCCATTTAAATGCTGGTGATGGAAAATCATTTGAACTTTCTCTCATCGGTTGCAAGTGCATTGGAGCTTATGTTAAAAACAAAAAGAACCAGAATCAGGTACATAGATtttcttccctcattgccccTTTTGTTATTTACTGTTACCCCGAACATCCAATCACCGCACCCTTTGCTTCGCATCTTGCAGATTTGTTGGTTATGGCAGAAAGTTAATTCTGAGGAAGACAGGGGTTTCCAGCGTTTTCTGGACAATGTTCAATACAAGTGTAGTGGCATACTGCGATATGAACGTGTCTTTGGAGAAGGTTATGTGAGCACCGGTGGAGTTGGTAAGCCCCTAAGATTCCTCGCCTCTCTTGTCTTGATCACTGAGAATCCAACTCCATGCAGTATACTAGAGTATCTCTTAATTATATTTGTCGGCCTGAAGGTTATAACGAAAGAGTTTTCAcagtttcattttttctttttaagttTTCCATCTCCTGTCTGCTTGCAAATTCTCTTCTTTAACTTTAATCTGATCATTCCACTCAAAATCATTTAATCCTACCTTATGCTGTGCTTTATCTAGTTTTTGCTGATTAGGCATTTAATCTTGAGCAGATACCACAAAAGAATTTGTCTCCATGTTGGATCTTCAACCTGGCCAAAAAGTCCTTGATGTTGGCTGTGGCATAGGTGGAGGTGATTTTTACATGGCTGAGAATTATGATGTTCATGTTGTTGCCATTGACCTCTCAATCAACATGATATCATTTGCTCTTGAGCGTGCTATTGGTCTAAAATGTGCCGTTGAATTTGAGGTTGCTGATTGCACAAAGAAAACATATCCTGATGGCACATTTGATGTGATTTACAGTCGAGACACTATCCTTCACATCCAAGTAATTTCCTTTCTTTCAACATGAATCTTCAAAAATCGTTTCTACATGAATCGCCTTCTCTATATGGCTGTTTTATTTGTCTGCTTACGGTTAAATATGGTGTACTTTCAGGA
Coding sequences within:
- the LOC104226203 gene encoding phosphoethanolamine N-methyltransferase-like — encoded protein: MAPVISAAAAASSEQERDVQKNYWIEHTSELTVEAMMLDSKAADLDKEERPEVLSLLPSYEGKSVLELGAGIGRFTSELAKNAGQLLALDFIESAIKKNESINSHHKNVKFMCADVTSPDLKFSPESVDLIFSNWLLMYLSDEEVQSLVERMVKWLKVGGYIFFRESCFHQSGDHKRKNNPTHYREPRFYTKVFKECHLNAGDGKSFELSLIGCKCIGAYVKNKKNQNQICWLWQKVNSEEDRGFQRFLDNVQYKCSGILRYERVFGEGYVSTGGVDTTKEFVSMLDLQPGQKVLDVGCGIGGGDFYMAENYDVHVVAIDLSINMISFALERAIGLKCAVEFEVADCTKKTYPDGTFDVIYSRDTILHIQDKPALFRSFYRWLKPGGKVLISDYCKSPGPASEEFAGYIKQRGYDLHDVAEYGQMLRDAGFDEVIAEDRTEQFINVLQKELNTVEKERDSFIQEFSEQDYNEIVGGWKAKLIRSSSGEQRWGLFIAKKK